The Candidatus Cloacimonadota bacterium genome includes the window TTCACTGATGGCGACCGGCTTTACAGAAGGAAGAAAAGTAACAATTATACTCGGGCACATGTTCATCGTTATCGGGTGTATTCTCGTGGCGTGGGGCATCTACCTGCTGCCTTATACGGGTGCTTCGATTCTCTATGTTTTTATCCGTCCGTTATTCTGGGGTTTGATATCGATATTCGGCGGAGTCTGCATGATCTATCATGGATTCTGCAGGTGTGTGAGAATTAAGGATAAAGATTAAATCAAATCTCCACAAGGGAGTTAATAATGAAAAAATACTTCACATTATATTGTGTCGTAATGATTATGTTTACAATTTCCATTAGTTATGGAGAGGAAACAGCTATGAAAACAATAGTCATTCATGAAAATGATAAGGTGATGTTAGAAGGGATCGAAGGATTCAGTTTTGAGGAATATGCAAGTTCTGTTCACGGAGCCCAGGCTAAGATACTGGAAGCACTTGGAGAAGAGGTTAGTTATGAATATTTGCTCGGTTCATCAGGTTTGGCATTCCGAATGCAGGTTTTTAAGGAAGCGCTTTGTCCAAGTTCACCCCATTCGTGCTGTGGTTATCAATGTTTAAAAGGATCGAATAATGCAAGCCCATGGGAATTTGTGCTCTATCAGCCAAAACCAGAGGATGCTGAGAAAGTTGCAGAGATGCGAAAAGCGGTTGTTGAAAGCATCGATAGAGGAGTTCCAGTACAATATGGCTCGATCGAAGACGGAGTAATAGTTGGTTATCAAAAAGAAGGTGATGAGTGGCTATGCTATTATCCGCTTTATCAAAATGGGAAGCAGTTGCTTCTTGAAACACAAGTACCGTGGGGGGTTGCAATCTATACAGCACGAAAAGATAGTGTGCCATCAAAAATTGAGCTTGCAATTAATTCACTGAAGCAGGCAGTTGAAATGGCTCATCAGGAGGATGCAGAAGAGTACTGGCTTGGATTCCGCGCATGGGATGAATATATCAACTATCTTGAAAAACTAAATAATAATAATGAACTGATCAAAGATGATGATACACTCGGGAATGCATGGATCTATGAATGCCTTGTTGCGTATCGGCTTCAAGCGGCAAACTATCTTCGAGGTATTGCACAAGGTTTTTATGAAGAGGTAGAAACTCCATTACTCAACGCTGCTGATCTGTATGAACAAATGGTAACCGAGAAGTTATTGGATGAACAAGGATGTTTTACTGATTTCGTGCCATATCCGTGGATGTTGAAAAAAAACCAGACATGGTCCGATGAGATGAGAGAAGAAGAGATCAGGAGATTGAAAGAAGCTCTACCATTGGAGAAGAAAGCAATTGCTGAGATTGAGAAAGCATTAGAAAAGATTGAAGCCACGGATTGAATATAAAGCTGAGTAACACCACAGAGGATGCCCGGCTTCATCACATTTCGATCTGGCAAACATAGGAAATGTTAGAACAAATTGAAATAGAGTATTCAAAAAATGCGGTAATGCACATTATCGCTTTCATGTATGAAGGTGACGGGGATCATTCCCTGACACAATGAAAAATACACTGTCATTCCTGTGAACGCTGTAATACAGCTTCTTAGATTTTTTATCTGCTAATATCAATCATATCCGTGCTAATCTGTATACTATCTTTTCCATAAAGCAATCCCGGGCAAATCGAACATGAATCCTCGACTTGCCCGGAATTACAATTCTAAATTATGCAGAAATCAATGCTATTTAGCTTTTTTTGTTTTTTTAACTTGCTTTGTAGCAGTCTTAGGCTGAGTGCTCTGAACGGGTTTAACATCTTTCTTTGCACTCACCTTGGTGTTACTTTTTTTTTCGCTGCAGCCTTTCATGTCAGTCTCCTTATCTGGAATTTATAATGCTGATTAGTAACTTTTCAGCTTGTTAATAAAAAAATATTTGTCTCTTGAAAACAAAGAAATATAATAAAAATTAGTGGGATGTCAAAAAAAATTATTTTTTTTGTTAGAAATATTTTACTATATAGCACATTCTGAATTCTGATTCCCAGCTTCTATATTCTGTTTTCTAATCTACCATTTTTCCCAATGAACAATCTTCTCTAAATCCTTCCTTTTCTTGCTTCCTGCAAAGGTCTTAATTGCTTTAGCATACAAGCTATCTTTTTCTTTCGGATAGCCGAAAGGACTCAATCCTACGACTTTGATCTTTTCCGGAATGCCTAGAATTTCCTGAACTTTATTTTCATTAAATGCACCAAGCCAACAGGTGCCGATATTCATTTCCCACGCAGCGAGCATCATCTGCTGGAATGCAATCGCCACATCGACCAGGTAGTAATCCTGACCGTTGAGGTGACCGCTGGCTTTCGGATCAGCGCATGCAACAATTACAACAGGGGCATCCTTGATAAAAAAATTTGCTTTGCTGATCAAACCTGATTTGAGTGCGAGTTTTCCAATGGTGTCTTTATCTTCAACAACCACAAACTGCCAGCACTGCTTGTTTTGCCACGAGGGTGCTAGCCGTCCTGCTTCAAGAATCCTCATGAGTTGTTCCTCTTCCAGCTCACGGGGGTCATAACTGCGAATGCTTTTTCTCGTTTCTATAGCTTCAAATACGTTCATGTTTTCTCCTGATTCTGAGGAATTCACGCTGCAATCTTTGACAAGTTTTTTCTGTATATTTGTCTGCGTTAATCATGATAGATAAAATTTCACACAATGATTGGACAGCCATCTGGCGAGAAGGGCAGAGCGTCTTGATTATAGATCAGACAAAATTACCTTTCCAATTTGAGATTGTTGAATTACGATCATATATCGATACAGCAAATGCAATCAAAGATATGCTTTTGCGGGGTGCAGGCACCATTGGTGTGGCTGCAGGATATGCAATGGCACAGGCATTTGCAGAATATTCGACACGTAAAAAGTTAGAAAAAGCCAAGATATATATAGAATCAGCAAGACCAACAGCTCAGAATCTTTTTTATGCAACAAGAAGAGTTTACGAAAAAGCTATAAATTCAAAGAATCCTGTTCACGTTGCTTTTCAGACTGCTGATGATATTCTTCACGAAGATGAAAGGCACTCCCGAATAATGGGTGAACTCGGAGCTGAATTGATCAAAGATGGATATGGCATTCTTACCCATTGCAACGCAGGAAAGCTGGCTATCCAGGGGTGGGGCAGTGCTCTTGCACCGATCTACATTGCACACGAACAAGGAAAGAATATTTTTGTTTATGCCGATGAGACACGTCCTCGACTCCAGGGAGCGCAGTTAACAGCGTGGGAACTCTCACAGGCAGGTATTCCTCATGCAATAATAGCAGATAATGCAGCAGGTTTTTATATGCAGCAAAAAAAGATCGATATCATGTTTGTGGGAGCGGATAGAATCGCATGCAATGGCGATGTAGCGAATAAGATCGGCACGTATGAAAAAGCAGTCCTCGCAAAAGAAAATCATGTACCCTTTTACGTAATTGCACCGTGTTCAACGATGGATTTTGCATGTAGTTGCGGTTCGGATATTCCAATCGAGGAGCGCTCTGCCGATGAAGTGAAGAATACAGGAAAAGAATTGATAGCAAATGCTGAAAGCGACGCATTCAATCCGGCATTCGACGTTACTCCAGCTCGTTATATAACAGGCATCATTACCGAGAAAGGTATTCGAAAACCGGAAGAGATACATTCTTTACTATAATGGAACAATACACGGGAATCAAATTTGATGTAATCTTTATTCAAGGGCTAGTACCCGAATTTTCAGTTTGTGATGAACTGACTAAATGGGGCAGCATCTTGGCTGATAAAGGATGCATTCCGACTTATCCAAATCCGGATGATCCACATAAGATAAGTTCAGCAGGAAATCTGAGTATGCGTGTTGGTAACAGCTTTCTGATTACTGCAGCTGGTTCGAATCTTGGGCAACTTTCGTCAGATGATTTTGTCGAGATTCTGGATGTTGATATTGAGAGGAAACTCATCCGGGCAATTGGGATAAAAGATCCATCATCAGAAACCATGCTTCATGGCAGTATCTATCAAAAAAGAGAAGATGTGCACGTCATCTTTCATGGTCACAATCAGGAAATATTGAAGCAATGCGGTGCATTAGGGCTGAAATCGACTCGTCAATGGTTTCCTTACGGGACACGAGAATTAGTCGAATCGGTCTGTGCAGAGATGGGTGAAAATGAGCAGTTCTTGATCATGAAAGATCATGGTTTTTTAAGTTTTGGAAAAACTTGCCAACAGGCAGGGATTTTAGTAATTAAGGTACTTCAAAAAATTCAAAACTTCGCAGGAGTTTAGATGAGTAAGACGTTTATTCAAAATGTTTTCGAAAGAAAAACTGGAAGATCATTACAAGAAGGTGAGATCATATTCACAGAACCCGATTATATATTAACACATGATAATTCAGCAGCGATCATAAAGAAGCTGGATCAGGTCAAAAAAGATATTAAGGTCAAATACCCTGATCGCATCGTGATCGTTCTCGATCATGTGATACCGGCGGCAAATGCGAAAACGGCAAATAATCATAAAGAGATACGCGAGTTCGTAAAAGAACAGGGGATAAGGCATTTTTATGATATTGGAAGAGGTATTTGTCATCAGGTTCTTCCCGAAGTAGGACTGGCAAAACCGGGAAGTATCATTGTGGGAAGTGACAGCCACACATGCACATACGGCGCATTCGGCGCGTTTTCCACAGGCATAGATAGAACAGAAGCAGCAGGAATCTGGATCACAGGTGAAACATGGTTCAAGATACCAGCGTCCTATAAAATCGTATTAGAAGGGAAATTCCAGCAGCGAGTTTCTGCCAAAGATCTAATCTTGAAAATTATTGGTGATCTCGGTGCTGACGGAGCGAACTACAAATCCGTCGAGTATCATGGAACAGGTTTACAAAATCTTGATATTTCTGATCGAATGACGATCTCGAATATGGCTGTCGAGATGGGAGCAAAAAATGGAGTGTTCCCTGTTGATGAACTGACAAAGCAATGGCTGCATGAGCACAAAGTAGATAGTTATGATCCGATCTGGGCTGATGATGATGCAGTTTATGAAAATGAATATCTCTACAGATTGGATAAGGTAACTCCGCAGGTTGCATTCCCGCACACCGTCGATAATGTGAAAGATATTTCTGAAGCTGAAGGCATCAAAGTTGATCAATGTTTTATTGGCACATGTACAAATGGCAGATTGGAAGACCTTCATGCTGCGGCAGCAATTTTAAATGGTAGAACTGTTCATCCTTCAACGCGCTTGCTCATTCTCCCTGCTTCAAGAGAGGTCTATCAGCAAGCAACTGAAGACGGAACACTTGGTATCCTGAACAGAGCAGGTGCAGTTATTCTTCCTTCCGGCTGCGGACCGTGTCTTGGAGCGCATCAAGGTGTCATGGCAGACGGAGAGGTAACGATTTCCACAGCTAACAGGAATTTCAAAGGACGTATGGGGAACAAGACTGCTGAGATCTATCTAGCATCCCCAGAAACAGTTGCAGCTTCCGCATTGAAAGGTGTGATCACGGATCCGAGAAAGATTTAGTGGACATAAAATAATAATGCTTAGATTATAAAGAAAAATAGAGGTTATAATGGAACTCAAAGAAAAAGTATCACAAGAGTTAGATAAAGTCCGTCCTGCTCTTAAAGGCGATGGCGGTGATGTAAAATTGATCGATGTAACAGATGACGGTGAAGTTAAAGTCGAGCTTCAGGGCTCATGCCGTGGATGTCCTTTCTCCCAGATGACACTGAAATACAGTATCGAAAAACAACTTAAAGATAAGATTCCAGAAGTTAAGAACGTGACAGCTGTGTAAGCGTGAAAGAAAAAATAAAATTCAAAAAGATAGCGGGGTATACGCTACTTGGACTCGGAATTGTCGGTCTTTTTACTCCCTTTCTGCAGGGTATTCTTATGATTGCTGCAGGTTTGGGATTGATCGAAAATAAAAAACTGAACAAGATCGTGTATAATTTTCGGGAAAAAATCTACCGGATATTCAGAAAAAAGAGGGATGTGGGGGACGATCCTTTAGAGGAACTTGAGCGGGAAGATTAATCCTGGTCATTTTCCTCGGGAAGAATCATGATCATGACCTTCTCGATCTTTCTAGCAGTTACCTGTTTGATCGTAAACTCATAATTCTTTATCACTAACTTCTCATTATAACGAGGGATTCGCTCAAATTTCTCAATGAGCATACCGGCAAGTGTCTCATACTCTCCCTCATCAAGATCGATGTTATAATCATCTATGAGACGCTCGATCTCAACCTCACCATTAACAAGATATGTTGTTTCATTAACTTTGTTTATATCATTTTCCTGTGCATCATATTCATCCTCTATCTCACCAACCAGTTCTTCGAGAAGATCTTCAACTGAAATAATACCCGCAGTTCCGCCGTATTCATCAACAACAACAGCAATAGGTGTTTTGTTCTGCTGCATCTTTTTAAGAAGTGTAGTCGCCTTCATGACCTCAGGGACGAAATAGGTCTCTCGTATAAAATTACCGGCAGGAAGCGAAAGATCTTCAACTTCAAGCAGATCGTGGATCACCAGCATGCCTTCAATATGATCGATGTCCGATGAGTAGACAGGGAAACGTGTAAATCCAACCTCTTTAACAAGATCGATCACATCCTGAATCGAGGTGTCTGACTTAATCCCAACAATATTCGTACGTGGGATCATGATATTTTTAACGGTCAGATCACGGAAATCGAGCACCTCTTCGATAAGATCGTGCTCATCTTTCTGGACCTCGCCCCCTTTCTCTGCTTCTCCAAGAAGATAGAATAGGTCATCTTTAGTGAACATGTGACCATTGCTTCTTTTATCGATTTTTAACAAGCTGAAAAAAGCAATGTTTATCTTACTGAGTACCCAGATCATAGGATGAAAGAGAAAGGCAAAGAATTGTATGATAAAAAAGAATCTCGGTATAGATACATTGCAGGTGTTTCTGATAAGAATTTTGGGAATGATCTCAGCAAAGACAAGGAGCACACCCGAGAGGAGTAGCGTTGCTACTGTTTCGGACATGATATCTTTCTTGATCATAAATGCAGTAAAAACTGATGAGACGATGATAATGGAGATATTCGTTCCGATGAGGGTTGTGCCGAGTACTTTGTCCGGATTTGTGACAAAATCATAGAGTTTCTTTTTGCTCTTACTTTTTACGGATTCGTGTTTCAGTCGATGCTTATCAAGGGATATAAGACCGATCTCAGTGCCTGAGAAAAATGCAGCACCCACAAAAAATATTGCAACAATAATGATGCTTATCATTGTGTTTTTCTGACTGTGATGTTATTCATTATTTAACATCTCTTCCTGCATGGCAATATGCAGAGCGTCGATGAGTTCGTCAATATTTCCATCCATAAATGATTCAAGATTGTGTGATGTGTAGTTGATCCTGTGATCGGTAATGCGCGATTGAGGGTAGTTATAGGTGCGTATCTTTGCGCTTCTGTCACCCGTTCCAACCATTGATCTTCGTTGTCGTGCAATGGATTGCTGCTGCTTCTGGATTTCAAGATCAAGCAATCGAGAACGAAGCACTTTCATTGCCTTGTTCTTATTTTTTAGCTGGGATTTCTCATCCTGGCATGTGACGACCGTATTAGTTGGGATGTGTGTAATTCGTACGGCTGAGTCCGTGGTATTGACACTCTGTCCACCTGGACCGGATGAACGGTACACATCGATCTTGAGATCATTCTCGTCGATGGCAAAATCAATATCTTCTGCTTCAGGAAGCACAACAACAGATGCTGCTGATGTATGAATTCTTCCGGATGATTCAGTCTCTGGAACACGCTGAACTCTATGCACACCGCTTTCAAACTTGAGTGTTCCATATGCATTTCTGCCGATGACTTCAAAGGAGATTTCCTTCAAACCACCCATGCCGGTTGGATTGGAATTCATGATGTCGATCTTCCATCCTTTATTTTCAATGAAATGTGTGTACATTCTGTAAAGGTCTGCTGCAAAAAGAGCTGCTTCGTCACCACCTGTTCCTGCCCTGATTTCCATGATCGCATTTTTGGTGTCATTCTCATCTTTTGGAATAAGGAGTGTTTTCAATTGGAGAGTCAGTTCATCAATCTTTTTTTCAAGATTAGTGTTTTCTTCTTCGATGAGAAGAACAAGCTCTTCTTCCTTTTCGTGTTTGAGGGCTTCTTTATTCTCTTCAAGAGCTTCGATATTGGATTGAAGTTCTTCAGCGCATTTCAGTATTTCTGATATCTCTTTGTATCGAGCTGAGATGTCTTTATAGATATCTATTTGGTTAATAATATCCGGGTCAGAAAGCTGCTTCTCGATGTCCGAATATTCCTGTTCCAGTTCGGATACTTTATTCAGCAGGTTTGTCATCGTCCAAATATTCTACATCAGGATAGGTGACCGGCATGCCGAGTGCTGCATGAA containing:
- a CDS encoding nitroreductase family protein — its product is MNVFEAIETRKSIRSYDPRELEEEQLMRILEAGRLAPSWQNKQCWQFVVVEDKDTIGKLALKSGLISKANFFIKDAPVVIVACADPKASGHLNGQDYYLVDVAIAFQQMMLAAWEMNIGTCWLGAFNENKVQEILGIPEKIKVVGLSPFGYPKEKDSLYAKAIKTFAGSKKRKDLEKIVHWEKW
- the mtnA gene encoding S-methyl-5-thioribose-1-phosphate isomerase produces the protein MIDKISHNDWTAIWREGQSVLIIDQTKLPFQFEIVELRSYIDTANAIKDMLLRGAGTIGVAAGYAMAQAFAEYSTRKKLEKAKIYIESARPTAQNLFYATRRVYEKAINSKNPVHVAFQTADDILHEDERHSRIMGELGAELIKDGYGILTHCNAGKLAIQGWGSALAPIYIAHEQGKNIFVYADETRPRLQGAQLTAWELSQAGIPHAIIADNAAGFYMQQKKIDIMFVGADRIACNGDVANKIGTYEKAVLAKENHVPFYVIAPCSTMDFACSCGSDIPIEERSADEVKNTGKELIANAESDAFNPAFDVTPARYITGIITEKGIRKPEEIHSLL
- a CDS encoding class II aldolase/adducin family protein codes for the protein MEQYTGIKFDVIFIQGLVPEFSVCDELTKWGSILADKGCIPTYPNPDDPHKISSAGNLSMRVGNSFLITAAGSNLGQLSSDDFVEILDVDIERKLIRAIGIKDPSSETMLHGSIYQKREDVHVIFHGHNQEILKQCGALGLKSTRQWFPYGTRELVESVCAEMGENEQFLIMKDHGFLSFGKTCQQAGILVIKVLQKIQNFAGV
- a CDS encoding 3-isopropylmalate dehydratase large subunit, which encodes MSKTFIQNVFERKTGRSLQEGEIIFTEPDYILTHDNSAAIIKKLDQVKKDIKVKYPDRIVIVLDHVIPAANAKTANNHKEIREFVKEQGIRHFYDIGRGICHQVLPEVGLAKPGSIIVGSDSHTCTYGAFGAFSTGIDRTEAAGIWITGETWFKIPASYKIVLEGKFQQRVSAKDLILKIIGDLGADGANYKSVEYHGTGLQNLDISDRMTISNMAVEMGAKNGVFPVDELTKQWLHEHKVDSYDPIWADDDAVYENEYLYRLDKVTPQVAFPHTVDNVKDISEAEGIKVDQCFIGTCTNGRLEDLHAAAAILNGRTVHPSTRLLILPASREVYQQATEDGTLGILNRAGAVILPSGCGPCLGAHQGVMADGEVTISTANRNFKGRMGNKTAEIYLASPETVAASALKGVITDPRKI
- a CDS encoding NifU family protein, translating into MELKEKVSQELDKVRPALKGDGGDVKLIDVTDDGEVKVELQGSCRGCPFSQMTLKYSIEKQLKDKIPEVKNVTAV
- a CDS encoding HlyC/CorC family transporter, with amino-acid sequence MISIIIVAIFFVGAAFFSGTEIGLISLDKHRLKHESVKSKSKKKLYDFVTNPDKVLGTTLIGTNISIIIVSSVFTAFMIKKDIMSETVATLLLSGVLLVFAEIIPKILIRNTCNVSIPRFFFIIQFFAFLFHPMIWVLSKINIAFFSLLKIDKRSNGHMFTKDDLFYLLGEAEKGGEVQKDEHDLIEEVLDFRDLTVKNIMIPRTNIVGIKSDTSIQDVIDLVKEVGFTRFPVYSSDIDHIEGMLVIHDLLEVEDLSLPAGNFIRETYFVPEVMKATTLLKKMQQNKTPIAVVVDEYGGTAGIISVEDLLEELVGEIEDEYDAQENDINKVNETTYLVNGEVEIERLIDDYNIDLDEGEYETLAGMLIEKFERIPRYNEKLVIKNYEFTIKQVTARKIEKVMIMILPEENDQD
- the prfA gene encoding peptide chain release factor 1, which encodes MTNLLNKVSELEQEYSDIEKQLSDPDIINQIDIYKDISARYKEISEILKCAEELQSNIEALEENKEALKHEKEEELVLLIEEENTNLEKKIDELTLQLKTLLIPKDENDTKNAIMEIRAGTGGDEAALFAADLYRMYTHFIENKGWKIDIMNSNPTGMGGLKEISFEVIGRNAYGTLKFESGVHRVQRVPETESSGRIHTSAASVVVLPEAEDIDFAIDENDLKIDVYRSSGPGGQSVNTTDSAVRITHIPTNTVVTCQDEKSQLKNKNKAMKVLRSRLLDLEIQKQQQSIARQRRSMVGTGDRSAKIRTYNYPQSRITDHRINYTSHNLESFMDGNIDELIDALHIAMQEEMLNNE